A window of the Lolium perenne isolate Kyuss_39 chromosome 7, Kyuss_2.0, whole genome shotgun sequence genome harbors these coding sequences:
- the LOC127316703 gene encoding uncharacterized protein, producing the protein MSTAVAPGMARGHGFRAADKGKQRADSEEPETNRGGRGGVNGLYVDDDEEEGQVEVGSAELRELEEALSDNSSIGAASSDSSSIGQDSASEKEDDEEVESKVKPPVEEVFGMGLGTIESLEDALPNKRGLSNFYAGKSKSFTSLAEAAAKAAAKEIAKPENPFNKRRRVLAAWSRRRASCSSLVTTYLPPLLSLDHTVVEGDEGEEDEDRSNDGGDEHDDGGNGSGQSSRRESPRFPPRGLSLMQSASQKGAAMAMMRSPTANKTSSFRSPRSYSLSDLQNAGYN; encoded by the exons ATGTCGACGGCGGTGGCGCCGGGGATGGCGCGGGGTCACGGGTTCCGGGCCGCGGATAAGGGGAAGCAGCGGGCGGATTCGGAGGAGCCGGAGACGAATCGGGGCGGCAGAGGCGGCGTCAACGGGTTATacgtcgatgatgatgaggaggaggggcAGGTGGAGGTGGGGAGCGCTGAGCTGAGGGAGCTCGAGGAGGCGCTCTCGGACAACTCCTCGATCGGGGCCGCCTCGTCCGACAGCTCCTCGATCGGGCAGGACTCCGCGTCGGAgaaggaggacgacgaggaggtggaGAGCAAGGTCAAGCCGCCGGTGGAGGAGGTCTTCGGCATGGGGCTCGGCACGATCGAGTCCCTCGAGGATGCGCTGCCCAACAA GCGGGGCCTCTCGAATTTCTACGCCGGAAAGTCGAAATCCTTCACGAGCCTGGCGGAGGCGGCTGCCAAGGCGGCCGCGAAGGAGATCGCCAAGCCGGAGAACCCGTTCAACAAGCGGCGCCGCGTGCTGGCGGCGTGGTCGCGGCGGAGGGCCTCCTGCAGCTCGCTGGTCACCACGTACCTgccccctctcctctccctcgaCCACACCGTGGTGGAGGGGGACGAgggcgaggaggacgaggaccgcTCCAACGACGGCGGTGACGAGCACGACGATGGTGGTAACGGCAGcggccagagcagcaggagggagTCTCCCCGGTTCCCTCCGCGCGGGCTTAGCCTCATGCAGAGCGCGTCCCAGAAGGGCGCCGCCATGGCCATGATGCGGAGCCCGACTGCGAACAAGACGAGCTCGTTCCGATCTCCTAGGTCGTATTCGCTCTCCGACCTGCAGAACGCCGGGTACAACTAG